The Bradyrhizobium betae genomic interval ATCGTTGGGCATGTGCACTCCGGCATCTTGGTTGCGCCTCGCGGATCAGAGGTGAGGCGGTCGAAGAGTCGCCGGAGTGCATTGCGACAGCATTGCGCTTGGGATGCCGAGGTGGAATTGAATCAACTGTGCCGGATTGGCGGCAGAGAGATCCTGAAGCACGTGCCGCCGCCTGGACCGTCCGCAACCGAGACGTAGCCGCCATGCAGCAGCACGATCTCGCGCACCATGTTGAGGCCGAGGCCGGCGCCGCGATCGAGCGGCGCGAGCCGATAGAACGGCTCGAAGATCGCCTCGCGCTGATCGGCCGGAATGCCGGCGCCTTCGTCCGTGACTTCGATGCTTGCGGGTCCAGCCACACAAATCCCGATCGTGCCGCGACGAGGGCCGTGCTGAATCGCATTCTGCACGAGGTTGGTCAGCGCGCGCTCCAGTGCGGCTGCATCGCCGGTCGTCTCGACCGGCGTGGCTGGCGCATCGAGCGCCAGCTCGTAGCCGGCGGCAATCGCGAGCGGCGCGAGGTCGGCAGCCACGCCTTGCGCGATCTGAACGAGATCGACGCGCGCGAACGGATGGCCGCAGCGGTCGAGCCGCTGGATGTCCAGCAATTGCTCGGCGAGCGTGGCCAGCCGCGCGGCATCCTCCAGCAAGCGGGTCTTGTCCGGCCCGGGGGCAAGCGATTCCAGCCGCGTGTTCAAGATTGCGATCGGCGTGCGCAGCTCGTGCGCGGCATCAGCGACGAACCGCTTGTGGCGGGCATAGCCCTGGTCGAGCCGTGCAAGCGCGTCGTTGACTGCAGTCACGAGCGGCACGACCTCCAGCGGAATCCGGTCCACCGACAGCCTGGCGCCGCGCTGATGGATATCGATCCGCCGTGCCTGCTCCGCCGTGGTATCGAGCCCCCTGAATGCGCGCTGCAGGATCATCGGTGTCGCGATGAAGGTTGCCGTTCCCATCAGGAGAAGTCCGGGCAGGGCGATGCCGAGAAACGCAAGCGAAGTCATGACCAGCGCCTTGGCGCCGGTCAGCCGTCCTTGCGTCGCGGTGATGATCTGCACGTTGCCGGCCTCGGTGTCGACGCGCTTCAGCCGTGCCGCCGGCTTGCGCGGATCGTCCTCGAAAAGCTGCCAGCCGAGCCGCGCCTGGCTGATCTGGTCGAGGCCGCCGCCGATCGCCGCGAATTCGGCGGGCACGGCACCTTCGGCAAGCGAATGTCCCTGGCGGTCGCGGACCAGAAACCAGAGATCGGGAGCTTCGCTACGCAATTGTTTCAGGTCCGACGTCGGCCGCAGGGTCAGGCTCCCTTGCGTGTCCCGCGCGAGCGCGCGCTGAACCGCCTCGATCACGCGATCCTCGTCGCGCTCGGCGAGCACGAAGCCCGACGCGCACAATGCTCCGACGACGACGGCAACGAGCGCGAGCAGCAGCGCGGCCTGGAGCGAGAGCAGGCGCCAGCTCAGCCGCGAGCGCAGGCAATAGGCATCGTCGTGCTTGCTCATGGCACCTTCTTCAGCAGATAGCCGACGCCGCGAATGCCGTGGATCTCGACGCCGGCATCCGCCTCGGCGAGCTTGCGGCGCAACCGCGAGATGTGCGTGTCCAGCGCGTTCGACTGGACTTCGTCGTCGAAATTGTAGACGGCCTCTTCCAGTGCCGAGCGCAGCACGGTTCGGCCCAGGCGGCGGATCAAGGCCTCCAGCACCAGCAGCTCCCGGCGCGGCAGCTCGAATGGCTGACCGTCGATGCTGGCTTCGCGATGGCCGATTTCGAAGGCGAGGCGGCCGGCACGGATGATGTCAGGAGAAAGGCCGGCAGGCCGCCGCAGCACGGCGCGCAGCCGTGCCAGCAATTCCTCGACCGCGAAGGGCTTTGCCAGATAGTCGTCGGCGCCGCCGTCGAGCCCGGCGACGCGGTCGGCGAGTTCACCACGTGCGGTCAGGACGATGATCGGCACGCCGCCGGCACGCGCGCGAAGCTTTGGGATCAGGGCGAGCCCGTCTCCGTCGGGGAGCTGGCGGTCGAGCAGGACGGCGGCATGGACATCGGCGGAAATGGCCTCTTCTGCTTCCGCAAGCGTGGGGGCGTGGTCCACCACCATGTCGTAGCGCTTCAGCGCAGACGCCAGCGCACGGGCCATCTCGGCCTCGTCCTCGACAAGCAGAATCCGCATGATCCGGTACCTCGGCCTTGATGGAGGCATTCTACCGGCCGTAACATTGCGGCAGCATTGCGGGAACCGGCTGCGACCAGGTGGAACGCAGCCATGGACTTGCAGACCGATATCGTCGACCAATCCTAGGAGACGTTGCCCGCCGCAACCGCAAAGCTCCGCGGTGGCTCGCCGCGCTGGGCAATCTCCCACATCTGCAAGTAGGCCGCCTCGATGTGGTGGCGGAAGCGATCGGTGTCGAACAGCGGCTGGGTCAGGCGGTTGGCGGCGAGCCGGTCGCGGAGCTCGCCGAGACGCGCGGGGGTCGTGGCAAGCTGCAAAGCGAGCGTCTCGTAGTCCGCAGTGCTCTGCGTCACCAGCTCCGGCAGTCCGGCGGCGTTCAGCAGGCTTGCGCCGACGCGGCCGGCAAAGCCTTCGCCGAGCTGCGTCACCACGGGCAGCCCGGCCCAGAGCGCATCGCTGGCGGTGGTGTGGGCGTTGTAGGGCAGCGTATCGAGAAACAGGTCGGCGAGACAGTGCCGTGCCAGATGATCCTCCGGCGGCAAGGGCGACGCGAAGACGAGACGCGTCGGAAGGACGCCGCGCTTTTCGGCCTCCCGACGCAGGTTCTGTATCGTCGGCGCATGATCGCCGAGCAGCCACAATACGCTGCCCTCGACAGTGCTGAGCAGCCGCATCCAGACGTCGAATGTCTCAGGGCCGAGTTTCCAGCTCTGATTGAAACAGCAGAACACAAAGCCCTGTTCGGGCAGTCCGGCGTCCTGGCGCCTCAGTGTCTGCGCCGCGATGCGCCGCGCGCTGTCGTTGACCTGGTAGGAATGGGGCAGGTGGACCAGCTTCTCCGTATAGAACCCCTGGTGCGCGAACGGCGCGACCGTCGCGTCGGCGATGACATAGTCGATGAACGCTGCGCCGGTGGTGCCGGGATAGCCGAGATAGCTGACCTGAACCGGGGCAGGGCGGTGTGCCAGGATCTCGAGCCGGGCATCCTTGGTATGCCCCTTGAGGTCGACGAGGATATCGATCTCCATCTCATGCAGCATGCGCGCGACCGCGTCATCGCTCATCGCCCGGATATCGCAGAAGCGATCGAAGGCCGCGACCAGACGCTGTCGATAGGCGCTGCCGTCATCCGGCCCCGACGAGACCGCGATGATCTCGAACCGCGAACGGTCGTGCCGTTCGAACAATCCCGCCATCAGATGCGCCGTGGCGTGGTTGTGGAAGTCGGCTGAGAGGTACGCGACACGGATGCGATCGTGCCGGCGGATCGCGCCGGTCCAGAGCGGCGGCGCCGGCGGCA includes:
- a CDS encoding sensor histidine kinase, which gives rise to MSKHDDAYCLRSRLSWRLLSLQAALLLALVAVVVGALCASGFVLAERDEDRVIEAVQRALARDTQGSLTLRPTSDLKQLRSEAPDLWFLVRDRQGHSLAEGAVPAEFAAIGGGLDQISQARLGWQLFEDDPRKPAARLKRVDTEAGNVQIITATQGRLTGAKALVMTSLAFLGIALPGLLLMGTATFIATPMILQRAFRGLDTTAEQARRIDIHQRGARLSVDRIPLEVVPLVTAVNDALARLDQGYARHKRFVADAAHELRTPIAILNTRLESLAPGPDKTRLLEDAARLATLAEQLLDIQRLDRCGHPFARVDLVQIAQGVAADLAPLAIAAGYELALDAPATPVETTGDAAALERALTNLVQNAIQHGPRRGTIGICVAGPASIEVTDEGAGIPADQREAIFEPFYRLAPLDRGAGLGLNMVREIVLLHGGYVSVADGPGGGTCFRISLPPIRHS
- a CDS encoding response regulator transcription factor → MRILLVEDEAEMARALASALKRYDMVVDHAPTLAEAEEAISADVHAAVLLDRQLPDGDGLALIPKLRARAGGVPIIVLTARGELADRVAGLDGGADDYLAKPFAVEELLARLRAVLRRPAGLSPDIIRAGRLAFEIGHREASIDGQPFELPRRELLVLEALIRRLGRTVLRSALEEAVYNFDDEVQSNALDTHISRLRRKLAEADAGVEIHGIRGVGYLLKKVP